In Streptomyces qaidamensis, one DNA window encodes the following:
- a CDS encoding metalloregulator ArsR/SmtB family transcription factor yields the protein MDGLSEVADAIADPVRREILMMLRVTPLTAGDIAARFDISRPAVSRHLRVLRESGLVRDQQTGRHRRYSLVSSRLGDLGAWLAQFDTKRVGWSQHLAALETEIYRTRRDRSRTEPTADQNIARHPKEDTA from the coding sequence GTGGACGGACTGAGCGAGGTAGCGGACGCCATCGCTGATCCCGTACGGCGGGAGATCCTGATGATGTTGCGAGTCACCCCGCTGACGGCAGGCGACATCGCTGCCCGGTTCGACATCAGCCGGCCCGCGGTCAGCCGCCATCTCCGCGTGCTGCGGGAAAGCGGTCTGGTCCGAGACCAGCAGACCGGACGCCATCGGCGCTACTCGCTCGTCAGCTCCCGGCTGGGTGACCTCGGCGCCTGGCTCGCCCAGTTCGATACCAAGCGTGTCGGCTGGTCACAGCATCTGGCGGCGTTGGAGACCGAGATCTACCGCACTCGACGGGACCGCAGTCGGACTGAGCCCACTGCTGATCAGAACATCGCGCGCCATCCCAAGGAGGACACGGCATGA
- a CDS encoding SRPBCC family protein: MTLEPTGRLIPTPTGHDLVLTRLYRAPAEDVWASVTEPERTARWFGPWRGRAAPGHTVEVQLVFEESAPWCPLRIEACEPPRRLAVSMEDEAGSWSMELLLAESDGATELRLVQHLASTEHLGDTGPGWEYYLDMLTAARTDGPRPDFEDYYPAQKAYFESLA, from the coding sequence ATGACCCTTGAGCCCACCGGACGACTCATCCCCACGCCGACGGGGCACGACCTCGTCCTCACCCGCCTCTACCGCGCACCGGCCGAGGACGTCTGGGCGAGTGTCACCGAGCCCGAGCGCACCGCCCGCTGGTTCGGTCCGTGGCGTGGTCGGGCCGCGCCCGGCCACACGGTCGAGGTGCAGCTGGTCTTCGAGGAATCGGCGCCCTGGTGCCCACTCCGGATCGAAGCCTGCGAACCGCCGCGCCGCCTCGCCGTCTCGATGGAGGACGAGGCAGGATCCTGGTCGATGGAGCTTCTGCTGGCCGAGTCCGATGGCGCCACTGAGCTCCGTCTGGTCCAGCATCTCGCCTCCACAGAGCACCTCGGCGATACCGGCCCGGGCTGGGAGTACTACCTGGACATGCTCACCGCCGCGCGCACGGACGGGCCGCGGCCTGACTTCGAGGACTACTACCCCGCGCAGAAGGCGTACTTCGAGTCCTTGGCCTAA
- a CDS encoding nuclear transport factor 2 family protein: MSEFATSTAPADVVRRQYLASAAGDLAALRATLAPDVEWTEMAGFPLAGTYRTPEGVTAGVMERLGEDWDGWTAHDDTYVADGENVVVLARYTATHKTTGRLIDVRVAHHFVVRGGLIVRFEQFTDTALVRDAMSR, from the coding sequence ATGAGCGAGTTCGCCACGTCCACGGCCCCGGCCGACGTCGTACGCCGCCAGTACCTGGCCTCGGCGGCCGGCGACCTTGCGGCGCTGCGGGCCACGCTCGCCCCTGACGTGGAGTGGACGGAGATGGCCGGCTTTCCCCTCGCCGGCACCTACCGCACCCCCGAAGGTGTCACCGCCGGCGTCATGGAGAGGCTCGGTGAGGACTGGGACGGCTGGACCGCCCACGACGACACCTACGTCGCCGACGGTGAGAACGTCGTCGTCCTCGCCCGCTACACCGCGACCCACAAGACCACCGGCAGACTGATCGACGTCCGGGTGGCCCACCACTTCGTGGTGCGCGGCGGCCTGATCGTCCGCTTCGAGCAGTTCACGGACACCGCGCTCGTCCGCGACGCGATGAGCCGGTGA
- a CDS encoding MBL fold metallo-hydrolase, with protein sequence MSNLSFKVLDLDFPPGSKNKTATLVTGEHEALLVDAAFTRADGHRLAAEILDSGKKLTTVFVSHGDPDFYFGAEVLADAFPEARFVATPIVIEHIRHSYEGKLTAWAAVGENLPTRLVDLEPLTGDLTLEGNRFELRGGPETLPDRHYLWQSEHRAILGGVLLFQREHVWVADTPTPGDRSAWIGLLDEMAALEPELVVPGHRLPGAPADASAIAATREYLVAFEQELGKAADGAALTDALVERYPDNGMLIAAQIGAKVAKGEMKWG encoded by the coding sequence ATGAGCAACCTCTCCTTCAAGGTCCTCGACCTCGACTTCCCCCCCGGCAGCAAGAACAAGACCGCCACCCTCGTCACCGGCGAGCACGAGGCCCTCCTCGTGGACGCCGCCTTCACCCGAGCCGACGGCCACCGCCTGGCCGCGGAGATCCTCGACTCCGGCAAGAAGCTGACCACGGTCTTCGTCAGCCACGGCGACCCCGACTTCTACTTCGGCGCGGAGGTCCTGGCCGACGCATTCCCGGAGGCGAGGTTCGTGGCGACCCCGATCGTCATCGAGCACATCCGGCACTCCTACGAGGGCAAGCTCACGGCGTGGGCGGCGGTGGGCGAGAACCTGCCCACCCGCCTGGTCGACCTGGAGCCCCTGACCGGTGACCTCACCCTCGAAGGGAACCGCTTCGAGCTCAGGGGCGGCCCGGAGACGCTCCCCGACCGCCACTACCTGTGGCAGTCCGAGCACCGCGCGATCCTGGGCGGCGTACTGCTCTTCCAGCGGGAGCACGTCTGGGTCGCCGACACCCCCACCCCCGGCGACCGTTCGGCGTGGATCGGCCTGCTGGACGAGATGGCCGCCCTGGAGCCGGAGCTGGTCGTCCCCGGCCACCGCCTGCCCGGCGCTCCCGCCGACGCCTCCGCCATCGCCGCGACCCGCGAGTACCTGGTCGCGTTCGAGCAGGAGCTGGGCAAGGCGGCCGACGGCGCCGCGCTCACCGACGCCCTCGTCGAGCGCTACCCGGACAACGGCATGCTGATCGCCGCTCAGATCGGTGCGAAGGTCGCCAAGGGCGAGATGAAGTGGGGCTGA
- a CDS encoding beta-galactosidase has translation MADLPARVLFGAAYYHEYQPYDRPAQRLKTDLALMAEAHVSVIRVGESVWSTWEPANGRFELDWLQPVLDGAHENGISVVLGTPTYAVPPWLARQYPEITGERRTGERIGWGARQEVDFTHPAFRFHAERVIRAIAARYAGHPALIGWQVDNEPGLELFHNHGVFQRFVDHLRQTYGDVETLNREWGLVYWSHRLSTWADLWTPDGNAQPQYDVAWRAFQARQVTEFIGWQAGIVREYARPEHFVTTCISYTRPAVEDDELTDRLDIASGNPYYDMQDGLLLPDPTPDDHEQKWKTTGVWALYRTADWMFSSRQAPFLVTETNAGSIGEPWNNHPGYDGQWRQAAWALVSRGARMIEYWHWHTLHFGAETYWGGILPHTGQPGRIYGELARLGAEFEQAGGLVAGLEPDADITFVYSTPSKWLMQKYPPLAKPDGEPDPAAYHRILDPFYRGAFDTGRQVRIVHARQLHDPRGERGGASPEEAVHRHPVLVVPALYMAHDETLDWLAAYAHAGGHLLLGPRTGYADHEARARHEPAPGRLADAAGVHYDEFSNLRTAVPVRSVAGGPLHLPGDATATRWADALTVAGADVLVEYDHPHFGRWPAVTTRRHGAGRITCVGTVPGRALARALAVWLAPEPRSGWRNLPAAVTATTGTSPDGRHVHVVHNWAWEPALCTAPAQLSDALYGDVTPAGEPVELGAWDVRVFVSASDVQEAQDG, from the coding sequence ATGGCGGATCTGCCCGCCCGCGTCCTGTTCGGCGCCGCGTACTACCACGAGTACCAGCCCTACGACCGCCCTGCGCAACGTCTCAAGACCGACCTCGCCCTCATGGCCGAGGCCCACGTCAGCGTCATCCGGGTCGGTGAGTCGGTGTGGTCGACCTGGGAGCCCGCGAACGGCCGTTTCGAGCTCGACTGGCTCCAGCCCGTCCTGGACGGCGCCCACGAGAACGGCATCTCCGTCGTCCTCGGCACCCCGACGTACGCGGTGCCGCCGTGGCTGGCCCGGCAGTACCCGGAGATCACCGGGGAGCGCCGCACCGGTGAGCGCATAGGCTGGGGCGCCCGCCAGGAGGTGGACTTCACCCACCCCGCGTTCCGCTTCCACGCGGAGCGGGTCATCCGCGCCATCGCCGCCCGCTACGCCGGCCACCCCGCCCTCATCGGCTGGCAGGTCGACAATGAACCCGGCCTGGAACTCTTCCACAACCACGGTGTCTTCCAGCGCTTCGTCGACCACCTGCGTCAGACGTACGGCGACGTCGAGACCCTCAACCGCGAGTGGGGGCTGGTCTACTGGTCCCACCGCCTGTCGACCTGGGCGGATCTGTGGACGCCCGACGGCAACGCCCAGCCGCAGTACGACGTCGCCTGGCGGGCGTTCCAGGCCCGGCAGGTCACCGAGTTCATCGGCTGGCAGGCCGGCATCGTGCGCGAGTACGCCCGACCCGAGCACTTCGTCACCACGTGCATCTCCTACACTCGCCCCGCCGTCGAGGACGACGAGCTGACCGACCGCCTCGACATCGCCTCCGGCAACCCCTACTACGACATGCAGGACGGCCTGCTGCTGCCCGACCCCACGCCCGACGACCACGAGCAGAAGTGGAAGACCACCGGCGTGTGGGCGCTGTACCGGACGGCCGACTGGATGTTCTCCTCCCGCCAGGCTCCGTTCCTGGTCACCGAGACCAACGCCGGCTCGATCGGTGAACCCTGGAACAACCACCCCGGTTACGACGGCCAGTGGCGGCAGGCCGCCTGGGCACTCGTGTCACGTGGCGCCCGCATGATCGAGTACTGGCACTGGCACACCCTGCACTTCGGCGCGGAGACCTACTGGGGCGGCATCCTGCCCCACACCGGGCAGCCCGGCCGCATCTACGGCGAACTCGCCCGGCTGGGCGCCGAGTTCGAGCAGGCCGGGGGACTGGTCGCCGGACTCGAACCGGACGCCGACATCACGTTCGTCTATTCCACGCCCAGCAAGTGGCTGATGCAGAAGTACCCTCCGCTGGCCAAGCCGGACGGCGAGCCGGACCCGGCCGCCTACCACCGCATCCTCGATCCCTTCTACCGCGGCGCCTTCGACACCGGCCGCCAGGTCCGCATCGTCCACGCGCGGCAGTTGCACGATCCCCGGGGCGAGAGAGGGGGAGCGTCCCCCGAGGAAGCCGTACACCGCCACCCGGTCCTGGTCGTCCCGGCGCTGTACATGGCCCATGACGAGACGCTCGACTGGCTCGCCGCCTACGCGCACGCCGGCGGGCACCTGCTCCTCGGCCCCCGCACGGGTTACGCCGACCACGAGGCCCGGGCCCGTCACGAGCCGGCGCCCGGACGGCTGGCCGACGCCGCGGGCGTCCACTACGACGAGTTCAGCAACCTGAGGACCGCGGTGCCGGTCCGGTCCGTGGCCGGTGGCCCCCTGCACCTGCCGGGTGACGCGACGGCCACCCGCTGGGCCGACGCACTGACCGTCGCCGGCGCCGACGTCCTCGTCGAGTACGACCACCCGCACTTCGGGCGCTGGCCCGCCGTCACCACCCGCCGTCACGGAGCCGGCCGCATCACCTGCGTGGGAACGGTGCCCGGCCGCGCCCTCGCCCGGGCGCTGGCCGTCTGGCTCGCCCCCGAGCCCCGCAGCGGCTGGCGGAACCTCCCGGCGGCCGTCACAGCCACCACCGGCACGTCCCCCGACGGCCGACACGTCCACGTGGTTCACAACTGGGCCTGGGAGCCCGCCCTGTGCACGGCACCCGCGCAGCTGTCCGACGCCCTGTACGGCGACGTGACACCCGCCGGAGAGCCGGTCGAACTCGGCGCGTGGGACGTACGCGTCTTCGTCTCAGCATCCGACGTACAGGAGGCACAGGACGGATGA
- a CDS encoding carbohydrate ABC transporter permease — protein sequence MTTTTPPAPAAPAAVRRAHVRYRRPSRRSRPRRSTPLTIAMLAALAYFLLPLFWLIIASTKSAQDLFDSFGLWFSHSPRLLTNVESTFTQSDGVFARWLLNTVGYAGVSAIGAAFLAAAGGYGFAKFRFRGDRLAFNLVLGAVMVPTTALAIPTYLLFAEAGLVNTPWAVILPSLVNPFGLYLMRVYAADAVPDSLLEAARIDGAGEARIFFRIVLRLLAPGLVTVLLFTLVATWNNYFLPLIMLNDPNLYPITVGLSSWAEQAQNGGGGVSSDMIALVVTGSLVSIVPLVVAFLLLQRYWQSGLATGSVKQ from the coding sequence GTGACCACCACCACGCCCCCGGCACCCGCCGCCCCTGCCGCCGTACGCCGGGCGCACGTCCGGTACCGCCGGCCCAGCCGCCGCTCACGACCCCGCCGCAGCACCCCCCTGACGATCGCCATGCTCGCGGCCCTCGCCTACTTCCTGCTCCCGTTGTTCTGGCTGATCATCGCCTCCACCAAGAGCGCCCAGGACCTGTTCGACAGCTTCGGCCTGTGGTTCTCGCACAGCCCGCGGCTGCTGACGAACGTCGAGAGCACGTTCACCCAGAGCGACGGGGTCTTCGCGCGCTGGCTGCTGAACACCGTCGGGTACGCGGGGGTCAGCGCGATCGGCGCGGCCTTCCTCGCGGCGGCGGGCGGCTACGGCTTCGCCAAGTTCCGCTTCCGCGGCGACCGGCTCGCCTTCAACCTGGTGTTGGGCGCCGTCATGGTGCCGACCACCGCCCTGGCGATCCCGACCTATCTGCTCTTCGCCGAGGCGGGCCTGGTCAACACCCCCTGGGCCGTCATTCTGCCCTCCCTCGTCAACCCCTTCGGCCTCTACCTCATGCGGGTCTACGCCGCCGACGCCGTCCCGGACAGCCTGCTGGAAGCCGCCCGTATCGACGGCGCCGGCGAGGCACGGATCTTCTTCCGGATCGTGCTGCGGCTGCTGGCCCCCGGCCTGGTGACCGTGCTCCTGTTCACCCTGGTCGCCACGTGGAACAACTACTTCCTGCCGCTGATCATGCTCAACGACCCGAACCTGTACCCGATCACGGTCGGCCTGTCCTCCTGGGCCGAGCAGGCGCAGAACGGCGGCGGCGGGGTGAGCAGCGACATGATCGCCCTGGTGGTGACGGGCTCTCTGGTCTCGATCGTCCCGCTCGTCGTGGCCTTCCTGCTGCTGCAGCGCTACTGGCAGAGCGGTCTGGCCACCGGCAGCGTCAAGCAGTAG
- a CDS encoding carbohydrate ABC transporter permease — translation MTATTAPQARRPKRAGPRRLAGPAFIAPFMVLFLLLFLAPLGYAAYLSLFQERLIGGTVFVGLDNYVTALTDPQLLSGIGRVALFFALQVPLMLLLALLFALALDSGLLRFARLIRLGIFVPYAVPSVVAALMWGYLYGPDFGPFAQLGRELDVPVPNFLSEGWMLGSLANVVTWEFVGYNMIILYAALRTIPHELYEAAAMDGAGPWRVARSIKLPALKPALLLTLLFSVIGSFQLFNEPNLLMKIAPDVISSSYTANLYAYSLAFTGQQVNYAATVSFLLGLLIVIASYGLLLTANRRRTP, via the coding sequence ATGACCGCCACCACCGCACCCCAGGCCCGCAGGCCGAAGCGGGCAGGTCCACGCCGCCTGGCGGGCCCGGCGTTCATCGCCCCGTTCATGGTCCTGTTCCTCCTCCTCTTCCTCGCCCCCCTCGGCTACGCCGCCTACCTCAGCCTCTTCCAGGAACGCCTCATCGGCGGCACCGTCTTCGTGGGCCTGGACAACTACGTCACCGCCCTGACAGACCCCCAACTCCTCTCGGGCATCGGCCGGGTCGCCCTGTTCTTCGCCCTCCAGGTCCCGCTGATGCTGCTCCTCGCCCTGCTGTTCGCCCTCGCCCTCGACAGCGGACTGCTGCGCTTCGCCCGGCTGATCCGGCTCGGCATCTTCGTGCCGTACGCCGTCCCGAGCGTGGTCGCCGCCCTGATGTGGGGCTACCTGTACGGGCCGGACTTCGGTCCGTTCGCCCAGCTGGGCCGCGAACTGGACGTCCCGGTACCCAACTTCCTCAGCGAGGGCTGGATGCTCGGCAGCCTGGCGAACGTCGTCACCTGGGAGTTCGTCGGCTACAACATGATCATCCTGTACGCGGCCCTGCGCACCATCCCGCACGAGCTGTACGAGGCTGCCGCGATGGACGGGGCGGGCCCCTGGCGCGTCGCCCGCTCCATCAAGCTGCCGGCTCTGAAGCCCGCCCTGCTGCTGACCCTGCTGTTCTCCGTGATCGGCAGTTTCCAGCTGTTCAACGAACCCAACCTGCTGATGAAGATCGCCCCCGACGTCATCAGCAGCTCCTACACCGCCAACCTCTACGCCTACTCCCTCGCCTTCACCGGCCAGCAGGTCAACTACGCGGCCACGGTGTCCTTCCTCCTCGGCCTCCTCATCGTGATCGCCTCCTACGGCCTCCTGCTCACCGCGAACCGCAGGAGGACCCCGTGA
- a CDS encoding ABC transporter substrate-binding protein, whose translation MSRRLFLTATGAASLGAALSACGGDGGGIGSSAEPVGKADIDKAMKTPTELTFWTWVPDIQQEVALFEKKYPAIKVNVVNAGQGVKHYTKLRTALKAGTGAPDLAQIEYQAIPTFTITDSLLDLRPYGASTLKGEFVDWTWGQVSGPGGEVWAIPQDTGPMGMLYRKDVFDKHGIQVPTTWDEFAEAARKLHKADPDVYLTNLAANEAAAWHGLLWQAGAKPYGLSGKSDIAISVDDAVSKKLGTYWGGLAREGVISTDPDFTDGWYAGFNKGKYATWLTAAWGPAFLSGSAKSTAGKWRAAPLPQWDAAKPASGNWGGSTTAAIRSTKNPVAAAQFAQFLNSDPASAKMFATRQSFFPATRTLLTDPSFTGDLPSFYGGQKVNQLFASIGDTVDDAFQWPPFLDQAATDWTETVGKSLADRTDTAAALGTWQTRLTTYAKKQGFTVKGT comes from the coding sequence ATGAGCCGTCGCCTCTTCCTCACCGCCACCGGAGCGGCCTCCCTCGGCGCGGCCCTGTCCGCGTGCGGCGGCGACGGCGGCGGAATCGGTTCCTCCGCCGAGCCGGTCGGCAAGGCCGACATCGACAAGGCGATGAAGACGCCGACCGAGCTGACCTTCTGGACCTGGGTCCCCGACATCCAGCAGGAGGTCGCCCTCTTCGAGAAGAAATACCCCGCGATCAAGGTCAACGTCGTGAACGCCGGTCAGGGCGTCAAGCACTACACGAAGCTCAGGACCGCCCTCAAGGCCGGCACCGGCGCACCGGACCTGGCACAGATCGAGTACCAGGCGATCCCGACGTTCACGATCACCGACAGCCTGCTCGACCTGCGCCCGTACGGGGCCTCCACGCTGAAGGGCGAATTCGTCGACTGGACATGGGGGCAGGTCAGCGGCCCGGGCGGCGAGGTCTGGGCGATCCCCCAGGACACCGGCCCGATGGGCATGCTGTACCGCAAGGACGTCTTCGACAAGCACGGCATCCAAGTCCCCACGACCTGGGATGAGTTCGCCGAGGCGGCGCGCAAGCTGCACAAGGCCGACCCGGACGTCTATCTCACCAACCTCGCCGCCAACGAGGCCGCCGCCTGGCACGGACTGCTGTGGCAGGCGGGCGCCAAGCCGTACGGACTGTCCGGCAAGAGCGACATCGCCATCAGCGTCGACGACGCCGTCTCCAAGAAGCTCGGCACCTATTGGGGCGGCCTCGCCCGGGAGGGTGTCATCAGCACCGACCCGGACTTCACCGACGGCTGGTACGCCGGCTTCAACAAGGGCAAGTACGCCACCTGGCTCACCGCCGCCTGGGGACCGGCCTTCCTCTCCGGCTCGGCCAAGTCCACGGCGGGCAAGTGGCGGGCCGCCCCGCTCCCGCAGTGGGACGCGGCCAAGCCCGCCTCCGGCAACTGGGGCGGCTCGACCACCGCCGCCATCCGCTCGACCAAGAACCCCGTGGCGGCCGCCCAGTTCGCCCAGTTCCTCAACAGCGACCCCGCCAGCGCGAAGATGTTCGCCACCCGGCAGTCCTTCTTCCCCGCCACCAGGACACTGCTCACCGACCCGTCGTTCACCGGCGACCTCCCGTCCTTCTACGGCGGCCAGAAGGTCAACCAGCTGTTCGCCTCCATCGGCGACACCGTCGACGACGCCTTCCAGTGGCCGCCGTTCCTCGACCAGGCGGCCACCGACTGGACCGAGACCGTCGGCAAGTCCCTCGCCGACCGGACCGACACGGCCGCCGCGCTCGGCACCTGGCAGACCCGTCTGACCACGTATGCCAAGAAGCAGGGCTTCACCGTCAAGGGAACGTGA
- a CDS encoding LacI family DNA-binding transcriptional regulator — MTRGTGRGKTPAAPRSVDVAQLAGVSQKTVSRVLNGERYVSEDVRRRVLEAAEQLGYRLNSAARALASGRTRTIGVVALGTALYGPASLLIGVERAARDAGYALSVVNTLEGDPEDVGGAMQSLLERGVDGIVVSEPIDEGSVPLASEVPVLVLGAPAGTGAPASAIAAGVDSVELARAATQHLLDLGHRTVHHLAGPRKWFAARDRQAGWRAALTAHDREQPVAVEGDWSAASGYEAGRELAARSDLTAVFAANDDMAVGLIRFLTEAGLRVPEDVSVVGFDDIPLAAYVLPPLTTVRQPFDDVAREGLRLLVHAIENPAAEPLAPQSQPVELVVRASTAPPASRRTPVQMRPASPNPDGEAHSPPAV, encoded by the coding sequence ATGACGCGAGGAACAGGGCGCGGAAAGACCCCCGCCGCACCACGAAGCGTCGACGTGGCGCAGTTGGCGGGGGTCTCCCAGAAGACGGTGTCCCGGGTTCTCAACGGTGAGCGCTACGTCTCGGAGGACGTGCGCCGCCGTGTCCTGGAAGCCGCCGAGCAGCTCGGCTACCGGCTGAACAGCGCGGCACGGGCGCTGGCCTCGGGGCGGACCCGGACCATCGGCGTGGTGGCACTGGGGACAGCCCTGTACGGCCCGGCTTCCCTGCTCATCGGCGTCGAGCGGGCCGCCCGGGACGCCGGGTACGCGCTGAGCGTGGTCAACACGCTCGAAGGCGACCCGGAGGACGTCGGTGGTGCCATGCAGTCGCTGCTGGAGCGGGGCGTCGACGGCATCGTCGTGTCCGAACCGATCGACGAGGGTTCCGTACCGCTCGCCTCCGAGGTCCCGGTGCTCGTCCTCGGCGCCCCGGCCGGCACAGGCGCCCCGGCCTCGGCCATCGCCGCGGGTGTCGACTCCGTGGAGCTGGCCCGCGCCGCCACGCAGCATCTGCTGGACCTGGGACACCGAACGGTGCACCACCTCGCCGGACCACGAAAGTGGTTCGCCGCCCGTGACCGGCAGGCAGGGTGGCGCGCGGCGCTCACCGCGCACGACCGCGAACAGCCGGTGGCCGTCGAGGGCGACTGGTCGGCCGCGTCCGGCTACGAGGCGGGCCGCGAACTGGCCGCCAGGAGCGACCTGACGGCGGTGTTCGCGGCCAACGACGACATGGCCGTCGGACTCATCCGCTTCCTGACGGAGGCCGGGCTGCGGGTGCCCGAGGACGTCAGCGTGGTCGGCTTCGACGACATCCCCTTGGCCGCCTACGTCCTTCCACCCCTGACGACGGTACGGCAGCCGTTCGACGACGTGGCCCGCGAGGGCCTGCGCCTGCTCGTCCACGCCATCGAGAATCCGGCGGCCGAACCGCTGGCGCCACAGAGCCAGCCCGTCGAACTCGTCGTCCGCGCCTCCACCGCGCCGCCGGCCTCCCGCAGAACCCCGGTCCAGATGCGGCCGGCATCTCCGAACCCGGACGGCGAGGCCCACTCACCCCCCGCCGTCTGA
- a CDS encoding jacalin-like lectin: MRRLLASVVVASAAIGGFITTPSPAAAADPVSGSFSVLAYNVAGLPESISSAPTPREPATTEIGRRIAPYDVVNVQEDFNYHAFLYAGDTAHAYRTPTSGGAGIGSGLNTLSKLPYDTDDFERVRWKSCQFDSGDCLTPKGFTFIRQRLAEGVYVDFYNLHTNAGTNPGDLASRADNLNQLTAFIKTHSAGNAVVVMGDTNTRYTRSGDTIAEFAAANGLTDPWVQLIRGGTPPAKGSDALVCDQTGPTVPNTCEVVDKVLYRDSKLVSLNATSYNNEHSRFLTDAGLMLSDHDPIKVDFSWSRAADFQLSEQFGGPHGAHYTDIDAVPAGARPVSLSLRSGTRVDGVGLTLGDGTVISHGGTGGTASSLNLGSGEYLSSAQLCRGQKDGRTRIFSARFSTNLGRSLSGGTTTSDCVTRTAPSGWQIAGFHGRAGDEVDKLGFIYTKR, translated from the coding sequence ATGCGCCGACTTCTAGCCTCCGTCGTGGTGGCGTCAGCCGCGATCGGCGGGTTCATCACGACCCCGTCCCCCGCCGCTGCCGCCGACCCCGTGTCCGGATCCTTCAGTGTCCTCGCCTACAACGTGGCGGGCCTGCCGGAGAGCATCTCCTCCGCACCCACTCCCCGCGAACCCGCCACCACGGAAATCGGTCGGCGGATCGCGCCGTACGACGTGGTCAACGTCCAGGAGGACTTCAACTACCACGCCTTTCTCTACGCCGGGGACACCGCGCACGCGTACCGCACCCCCACCAGCGGGGGCGCCGGTATCGGCAGCGGTCTCAACACCTTGTCGAAACTCCCCTACGACACCGACGACTTCGAGCGGGTGCGCTGGAAGTCCTGCCAGTTCGACTCCGGTGACTGCCTCACGCCCAAGGGGTTCACGTTCATCCGTCAGCGCCTCGCCGAGGGCGTGTACGTGGACTTCTACAACCTGCACACGAACGCCGGCACGAACCCCGGCGACCTGGCCTCGCGGGCGGACAACCTCAACCAGCTGACGGCCTTCATCAAGACCCACTCGGCCGGGAACGCGGTCGTCGTCATGGGCGACACCAACACGCGCTACACGCGCTCCGGCGACACCATCGCCGAGTTCGCCGCCGCGAACGGTCTGACCGACCCCTGGGTCCAGCTCATCCGCGGCGGCACACCGCCCGCCAAGGGCAGCGACGCCCTGGTCTGCGACCAGACCGGCCCTACCGTGCCCAACACCTGCGAGGTCGTGGACAAGGTCCTGTACCGCGACAGCAAACTCGTGTCGCTCAACGCCACCTCGTACAACAACGAGCACTCCCGGTTCCTCACCGATGCCGGGCTCATGCTGTCCGACCACGACCCGATCAAGGTGGACTTCTCCTGGTCGCGCGCCGCGGACTTCCAGCTCAGTGAACAGTTCGGCGGGCCCCACGGCGCCCACTACACCGACATCGACGCCGTACCGGCCGGCGCGCGTCCGGTCAGCCTCTCGCTGCGCAGCGGTACCCGCGTCGACGGCGTCGGCCTGACACTCGGCGACGGCACGGTCATCAGCCACGGCGGAACCGGCGGCACGGCGTCGTCCCTGAACCTGGGCAGCGGGGAGTACCTCAGCTCCGCCCAGTTGTGCCGGGGCCAGAAGGACGGCCGGACGCGGATCTTCTCCGCCCGGTTCTCCACCAACCTCGGCAGGAGCCTGTCCGGCGGAACCACCACGTCCGACTGCGTCACACGCACGGCGCCGTCGGGGTGGCAGATCGCCGGGTTCCACGGCCGGGCCGGTGACGAGGTCGACAAGCTGGGCTTCATCTACACGAAGCGCTGA
- a CDS encoding MarR family winged helix-turn-helix transcriptional regulator — protein MNERAEISTPGDAANDALVLAFGRLQGAANRLEYILGRALEAECGISHLTFEVLLILGRAGEPGLSMGAIAQEQVLTTGGATRLVDRMVAAGLVERVEDPGDRRARLVRLTALGEETTVAAARAHVENIKRYFLAPLPVDDRDRFTENLRILSHAARDMLPRLP, from the coding sequence GTGAACGAGCGGGCGGAGATCTCGACGCCGGGGGATGCGGCGAACGATGCCCTGGTGCTGGCCTTCGGCCGGCTGCAGGGGGCTGCGAACCGGCTGGAGTACATCCTGGGCCGGGCCCTGGAGGCGGAGTGCGGCATCAGCCATCTGACGTTCGAGGTGCTGCTCATTCTCGGGCGGGCGGGGGAGCCCGGGCTGTCGATGGGGGCCATCGCCCAGGAGCAGGTGCTGACCACGGGAGGGGCTACCCGCCTGGTGGACCGCATGGTGGCGGCCGGTCTGGTCGAACGGGTCGAGGACCCCGGTGACCGGCGTGCGCGCCTGGTGCGCCTGACCGCGCTGGGGGAGGAGACCACGGTCGCCGCGGCCCGGGCACACGTGGAGAACATCAAGCGCTACTTCCTGGCGCCCCTCCCGGTGGACGACCGGGATCGGTTCACCGAGAACCTCCGCATCCTCAGCCACGCAGCACGGGACATGCTGCCCCGGCTCCCCTGA